TGGTGGCCGAGCGCGAGCGGGTCCACGCCGGGCTCGTGGCGCAGGGCTGGACCGTGGCGGACACCCAGGCGAACTTCGTCTGGCTGCGGCTCGGCGAGCGGACGCTGGACTTCGCCGCGGAGTGCGAGCGGCACGGTGTGATGGTGCGCCCGTTCGCCGGCGAGGGTGTGCGCGTCACGATCGGCGAGACCGAGGCGAACGACCTGTTCCTGAAGGCGGCGGAGGGTTTCCGCAAGGAGGGCTGACCACGCGCCGACCCGCCCCACACGCTGCCGCGGACCGGCCGGTGACGTCGAGACCGGCCGGTGGTGACGAATGGCCATCCGCCCGGTGGCGCCGCCCGGCCGCTGACGCCGTCCGGCCACGGGCGCCGGTCAGCCGCTGACGCGCTCCGCCCGGATCGGGTCGCCGTCCCGCACGGTGGCCAGGATCCGGGGGTCGCCGTCGAGCGCGCCCAGGACGTTGCAGGGGCTCGCGAGCCGGCACTCCTCGCCCCGCGAGATCGGAGTGGGACCGTAGGGGAGGGCGAGCGCGTCGCCCTCCGTCCAGAAGGCCACGGTGCCGGGGCCGACGACCTGCCGCGCTCCGTCCTCGACGGAGGCGGAGACCGGAGTGTCGAAGTAGACCTCCTCGCCCCAGGTCCGGGCGGTGGAGGAGATCGGGAGAGCCCCCGCGAGCGCCGCGCTCGTGGGGGTTTCCTCAAGGGTGGCCGTGGTGTGTCCGGCCGGCCAGACGATGCGTATCCGAAGGCTCATGGCCCGGATTCAACAATATGTTGAAGGTCCTGGGAAGAGGGGGCCTTCGACAGAGGACCCCCGGCTGAAGGTACGGATTTCGTATGAGTAATAATGCTTGTGAATGTGAACGCGTTCACAAGCGTGTCCGGGTTCGTCCCTTGTTTGGTGGGATTATCCGGGCAAACTGCCGATGTGACCACGGCGATGTAAGGAGAAAACGACGTGGACCTCGCTCTGGCGCCAGAGACCCTGGCGCGCTGGCAGTTCGGCATCACCACCGTCTACCACTTCCTCTTCGTCCCCCTGACGATCTCCCTCGCCGCGCTCACCGCGGGTCTCCAGACCGCGTGGGTCCGGACGGAGAACGAGAAGTACCTCAGGGCGACGAAGTTCTGGGGCAAGCTCTTCCTGATCAACATCGCCATGGGTGTCGTCACCGGCATCGTGCAGGAGTTCCAGTTCGGCATGAACTGGTCCGACTACTCGCGCTTCGTCGGCGACATCTTCGGTGCGCCGCTCGCCTTCGAGGCGCTCATCGCCTTCTTCTTCGAGTCGACCTTCATCGGTCTGTGGATCTTCGGCTGGGACAAGCTCCCCAAGCGGATCCACCTCGCCTGCATCTGGATGGTGTCGATCGGCACGGTCCTCTCCGCCTACTTCATCCTCGCGGCCAACTCCTGGATGCAGCACCCGGTGGGCTACCGGATCAACGAGGAGCGCGGCCGGGCCGAGCTCACCGACTTCTGGCAGGTGCTCACCCAGAACACCGCCCTCACCCAGTTCTTCCACACCATGACGGCGGCCTTCCTGGTCGGCGGCGCGTTCATGGTCGGCATCGCCGCCTTCCACCTGGCGCGCAAGAAGCACATCCCGGTCATGCGGACCTCGCTGCGGCTCGGCCTGATCACCCTGATCATCGCCGGACTCGGCACCGCCATCAGCGGTGACCTGCTCGGCAAGGTCATGTTCAAGCAGCAGCCCATGAAGATGGCCGCCGCCGAGGCGCTCTGGGACGGTGAAGCGCCCGCGCCGTTCTCGATCTTCGCGTACGGCGATGTCGACAAGGGCCACAACAAGGTGGCCATAGAGATCCCGGGCCTGCTGTCGTTCCTGGCGAACGACGACTTCAGCTCGTACGTCCCGGGCATCAACGACATCAACAAGGCCGAGCAGGAGAAGTTCGGCCCCGGCGACTACCGGCCCAACATCCCGGTCGCGTACTGGGGCTTCCGCTGGATGATCGGCTTCGGCATGGCCTCGCTGACCCTCGGCATGCTCGGCCTCTGGCTGACCCGCAAGAAGTTCATGCTGGCCCCGGGGCTGCGGACCGGTGAGGACGAAGTGCCGAACCTGGTGCTGTTCAAGCGGAAGGCGCTCAGCCCCCGCCTGGGCAAGTGGTACTGGATCGTGGCCCTCTGGACCATGGCCTTCCCGCTGATCGCCAACTCCTGGGGCTGGATCTTCACCGAGATGGGCCGTCAGCCCTGGGTCGTCTACGGTGTGCTGCGCACCCGGGACGCGGTCTCCCCCGGCACCACCACGGGCGAGGTGCTCACCTCGATGATCGTCTTCACCGCGCTCTACGCCGTGCTCGCCGTGATCGAGGTCAAGCTCCTCGTGAAGTACATCAAGGCCGGCCCCCCGGAGCTCACCGAGGACGACCTCAACCCGCCCACCAAGATCGGCGGGGACTCTCGTGACCCCGACCGCCCCATGGCCTTCTCGTACTGAGGCTCAGGAGATCGAGGCATGGAACTCCACGACGTCTGGTTCGTACTCATCGCCGTCCTCTGGATCGGCTACTTCTTCCTCGAGGGCTTCGACTTCGGGGTCGGGATCCTCACCAAGCTGCTCGCCCGGGACCGGCCCGAGAAGCGGGTCCTCATCAACACCATCGGACCCGTCTGGGACGGCAACGAGGTGTGGCTGCTCACCGCGGGCGGCGCGACCTTCGCCGCGTTCCCCGAGTGGTACGCGACGCTCTTCTCCGGCTTCTACCTGCCCCTGCTGATCATCCTGGTCTGCCTGATCATCCGGGGCGTCGCCTTCGAGTACCGGGCGAAGCGGCCCGAGGAGGACTGGCAGCGGAACTGGGAGCAGGCCATCTTCTGGACCTCGCTGATCCCCGCGTTCCTCTGGGGTGTGGCCTTCGGCAACATCGTCCGGGGCGTGAAGATCGACGAGAACATGGAGTTCGTCGGGAGCTTCTGGGATCTGCTCAACCCCTACGCGCTCCTCGGCGGCCTGGTCACGCTGACGCTCTTCACCTTCCACGGCGCGGTCTTCGTCTCGCTCAAGACGGTCGGCGACATCCGGACCCGGGCCCGGGCGCTCGCGCTCAAGCTGGGCCTGATCACGGCGGTGCTCGCGCTCGGCTTCCTGATCTGGACCCAGATCGACACCGGGGACAGCTGGAGCCTCGCGGCGATGGTGATCGCCGTGGCGGCCCTGGTCGGGGCGATCGCCGCGATCAAGGTGGGGCGTGAGGGCTGGTCGTTCGCGCTCTCGGGCGTCACCATCACCGCCGCCGTGGCGATGCTCTTCCTCGCGCTCTTCCCGGACGTCATGCCGTCTTCGCTCGACCCGGAGTGGAGCCTTACCGTGACGAACGCGTCGTCGAGCCCGTACACGCTCAAGATCATGACCTGGTGCGCGGCGATCGCGACCCCGCTGGTGCTGCTCTACCAGAGCTGGACCTACTGGGTGTTCCGCAAGCGGATCGGGACGCAGCACATCGCCGGGACCCACTAGCCGGCCCTCTCCAGGGAGCATGTTTCACGTGAAACCGATCGATCCGCGTCTGCTCCGGTACGCCAGGGCCACCCGTGTCTTCCTGGCCGCGGTGGTCACGCTCGGCCTCGTCGGGGCGGCCCTGGTCATCGCCCAGGCGATGCTCGTCGCCGAGATCGTGGTGGGGTCCTTCCAGAAGGGCCAGTCGGTTTCCGCCCTGACCACCCCCCTGCTGCTGCTCGCAGGCATCGCGGCGGCACGGGGGCTGGTCTCCTGGCTGACCGAGCTCGCAGCCCATCGGGCGAGCGCGGCGGTCAAGTCCGAACTCCGCGGCCGGCTGCTCGACCGCGCGGCCGCGCTCGGTCCGGGCTGGCTCAGCGGCCAGAAGGCCGGCTCGCTGATCGCCCTCGCCACCCGTGGTGTGGACGCCCTCGACGACTACTTCGCCCGCTATCTGCCCCAGCTCGGCCTCGCGGTCGTCGTGCCCGTGGCGGTCCTGGCCCGGATCGTCACCGAGGACTGGGTCTCGGCGGCGATCATCGTCGTCACCCTGCCGCTCATCCCGGTCTTCATGATCCTCATCGGCTGGTACACCCAGGCCCGGATGGACCGGCAGTGGAAGCTGCTCTCCCGGCTCTCCGGGCATTTCCTGGACGTGGTCGCCGGGCTTCCCACCCTCAAGATCTTCGGCCGGGCGAAGGCCCAGGCCGAGTCGATCCGCGCGATCACCTCGGAGTACCGCCGGGCGACGATGCGCACGTTGAGGATCGCCTTTCTCTCCTCCTTCGCGCTGGAACTGCTCGCCACCCTGTCGGTCGCGCTCGTCGCCGTGACCATCGGCATGCGGCTCGTCCACGGCGAACTCGATCTCTACACCGGTCTCGTCATCCTGATCCTGGCGCCCGAGGCGTATCTGCCGCTGCGGCAGGTCGGCGCGCAGTTCCACGCGGCGGCCGAGGGGCTCGCGGCGGCGGAGGAGATCTTCGACGTCCTGGAGGAGCCGGTACGGGACGGGGGCGGGAGCGCTGCCCCGGAGTCCGTGCGGCTGGAGCTGGAGGGCGTGACGGTACGCCATGCCGGCCGCACCGAGCCCTCGCTGGACGCGATGTCCCTGACGGTCGAGCCGGGGGAGACGGTGGCCCTGATCGGGCCGAGCGGGGCCGGGAAGTCGACGCTCCTCGATGTCGTCCTCGGGTTCGCCGTCCCGGAGGAGGGCGGTTCCGTACGAATCGGGGGCGAGCCACTCGCCGTGCTGGACCTGGAGGCCTGGCGGTCGCGGATCGCGTGGGTGCCGCAGCGGCCGTACCTCTTCGCGGGGACGATCGCCGAGAACGTACGGCTCGCCCGCCCGGACGCCTCGGACGAGGCCGTACGGGAGGCCCTGCGGGACGCCGGGGCGGACGGGTTCGTCTCGGAGCTGCCGCACGGGCTCGACACCGCGCTCGGCGAGGACGGGGCCGGGCTCTCGGCGGGGCAGCGGCAGCGGCTCGCGCTGGCGCGGGGATTCCTCGCCGACCGACCGGTGCTGCTGCTCGACGAGCCGACGGCGGCGCTGGACGGGGAGACGGAGGCGGGAGTCGTCGACGCGGTGCGCCGGCTGGCGGCGGGGCGGACGGTGCTGCTGGTGGCGCACCGGCCCGCGCTGCTCGCGGTGGCGGACCGGGTGGTCACCGTCGGGCGGAGCGCCGGGGCCCTCACGGTCGCCGCGGGTCCGTCGCGTCCGGCTGACGGCGTCGACGGCGTCACCGACACGGGTGCGGAATCGGAGCGGGGCGCCGCCGCGGATCCGTACCCGCCCGTTCCGGCCGGCGAGGAACGGCTGCCCACACCGCGTGGGTCGGTTCTCACACGGGTGCGGGGCATGGCCGGGGAACTCAAGGGGCGGATGGGGCTCTCCCTGCTGCTCGGGAGTCTCGCGCTCGGGTCCGCCGTCGGGCTCATGGCCGTGTCCGGATGGCTCATCTCGCGCGCCTCCGAGCAGCCGCCCGTGCTCTATCTGATGGTGGCGGTCACCGCCACGCGCGCCTTCGGCATCGGGCGGGCCGTCTTCCGTTACGCCGAGCGGCTCGTCTCGCACGACGCCGTCCTCCGGATGCTCGCCGAGCTGCGGGTCTCCGTCTACCGGCGCCTGGAACGGATCGCGCCCGCCGGGCTGCGCCGCACCCGCCGCGGGGACCTGCTCTCCCGGCTCGTCCAGGACGTCGACGCGCTCCAGGACTACTGGCTCCGCTGGCTGCTCCCGGCGGGCGCCGCGCTCGTGGTGGGGGTCGCCTCCGCCGGATTCACCGCCTGGTTGCTGCCCGAGGCAGGTGCCGTCCTCGCCGTGGGCCTGCTCGTCGCCGGTGTCCTCGTGCCCGCGGTCAGCGGTGCGCTCGCCCGCCGTGCCGAACGGCGGCTCGCCCCCGCGCGCGGAGCCCTGGCGACCGCCGTGGCCGATCTGCTGCGCGGCTGCGCCGAACTGACCGTGGCCGGCGCCCTGCGGGACCGGATCGAACGGACACGGGCCGCCGACCGAGCCCTCACCGGCATCGCCTCCCGGCAGGCCGCGGCCGCCGCACTCGGCGCCGGACTCTCGGCCCTGGTCTGCGGTCTGACGGTCGCGGCCGCCGCGGTCGTCGGCGTCGGGGCCGTCGCGGACGGACGGCTCGACGGGGTGGCCCTCGCCGTGGTCGTCCTCACCCCGCTCGCCGCCTTCGAGGCCGTCACCGGGCTGCCGCTCGCCGTCCAGTACCGACAGCGCGTCAAGCACAGTGCCGAGCGGGTCTTCGAGGTGCTCGACGCCCCCGTCCCCGTACACGAGCCGGACCGGCCCGCGACTCCCCCGGCGACCCCGTTCCCGCTGGAGCTGTCCGGGCTCTCCGCCCGGCACGCCGGACAGGACCGGGACGCGCTCGCCGACTTCCGGCTCACCCTGGAGGCCGGACGCCGGGTCGCCGTCGTCGGTGCCTCCGGCTCCGGCAAGACCACGCTCGCCCAGGTCCTGCTGCGGTTCCTGGACGTCGAGTACGGCATGTACCGGCTCGGCGGGGTGCCCGCCCGGGAGCTCGACGGCGACGCGGTGCGGCGGCTCGTCGGTCTCTGCGCCCAGGACGCCCACCTCTTCGACAGCTCGGTCCGCGAGAACCTGCGGCTCGCCCGCACCGATGCGGGCGACGAGGAACTGCGCGAGGCGCTGCGACGGGCCCGGCTGCTCGACTGGGTCGACGGACTTCCCGAAGGGCTCGACACCCTCGTGGGCGAGCACGGCTCCCGGCTCTCCGGCGGTCAGCGGCAACGCCTGGCGCTCGCCCGCGCGCTGCTCGCCGACTTCCCCGTCCTCGTCCTCGACGAGCCGGCCGAGCACCTGGACCTGGCCACCGCCGACGCGCTCACCGACGATCTCCTCCGGGCCACCGAAGGCCGTACGACCGTCCTCATCACCCACCGGCTGCACGGACTCGACGCGGTCGACGAGGTGCTCGTCCTGGACGAGGGAAGGACCGTGCAGCGCGGCCCGTACGCGGAACTCGCCGAGACGGACGGACCGCTGCGCCGGATGCTGGAACAGGAGCGGGAGACCGATCTGCTGGCCGTCGGCGCGGGTGCCGGGACGACCTCCGGCAGCGACGGGGAGCACCTCGGACCGCGACCGTAGACACCGGTCGGCACCGGCTGACTTTTCTCGCCAAATAGGACTTACTAGGCTCAAGCCCATGACCGCCGCAGCGTCCGACGCCCCGGACCCCCTGGAAGCCGCCACTCAGGCCACCCGCAGCCTCCAGGGGCTGTCCACGGAGCTGACCGCCCGCGTGCCACAGCTCCTGGAAGCCATGCGCTCGGTGGGCACCGGGCTCGAACTCCACTCCACCCTCGACCGCATCTGCGAGACCGCCGCCGAACTCGCCGACGCCCGCTACGCCGCCATCGGCGTCGTCGACGAGGAGGGCAAGGGCCTGTCCGACTTCGTCACCTTCGGCGTCGACGAGGACGTGGCCCGTCGGATCGGGCACCGTCCCGACGGCCACGCGGGACTGCTCGGCGCGCTCATCCGCGACCCGCAGACGATCCGCCTCGCTGACCTCTCGGCCGATCCGCGTGCGGCGGGCTTCCCTCCCGGACACCCGCCGATGCGGACCTTCCTCGGCGTGCCCATCCGCGTCCAGGGCGAGATCTTCGGCAATCTGTACCTCGCGGAGAAGCACGGTGGCGGTCAGTTCAACGACTACGACGTCCACATGGTCCGGGTCCTCGCCACCGAGGCGGGCATCGCCATCGGCAACGCGCGTCTGTACGAGGCCGCCCGCCAGCGCGAACGGTGGATCGACGGCTCGGTCGCCGTCACCACCGCCCTCCTCTCCGGCGGCGACGCGGACGACGCCCTCACCGTCGTCGCCGAACAGGCCCGCCGCCTCGCCGACGCCGACGCCGGGATCGTGCTGCTGCCCGCCGAGGACGGCGGCCTGGAGATCGTCGCCGTCTCCTCGCCCCGGCCCACGAAGTCGCTCGGCGTGGTCATCCCGCCCGAGAGCGCCGTCGTGCGGCGGCTCCTGGAGGGCGAGGCCGTCTTCGTGGCGGACGCCTCGGCGGACCCGCGCATGATCAGCCGACTGACCTCAGCGTACGGACCCAGCATGATGCTGCCGCTGCAGAGCGGCGGACGGGTGCTCGGCGCGCTCGCCACCCCGCGGCTGCGGGGCAAGCGCCAGTTCACCGAGACGGAGCGGACGCTCGCCAGCCAGTTCGCCTCGCAGGCGGCGCTGGCCCTGATGATGGCCGACGCGCAGCGGGACCGGGAGCGCCTCGCCGTGTACGAGGACCGCGACCGGATCGCTCGTGACCTGCACGATCTCGTCATCCAGCGGCTCTTCGCCACCGGCATGATGCTGGAGAGCGCCCAGCGCCGGTCGATCGTGCCGGCCGTGCGCGACGGCGTCGGCAAGGCCGTGGACGAGCTGGACGTGACCATCCAGGAGATCCGTACGGCGATCTTCGCGCTCCAGCAGGGCCCTGCCGAGGCCCCGTCGGGGCTGCGCACACGCGTCCTGCGGGAGATCAACATGGCGGCCGTGCCGCTGGGCTTCAAGCCCGCGCACCGCTTCCTCGGCGCGATCGACTCGACGGTCGGCGAACTCACCGGCAAGAACCTCATCGCCGCCCTGCGGGAGGCGCTGTCCAACGCCTTCCGGCACGCGGAGGCGAGCCGGATCGAGGTGGTCGTCGACGCCGGCGTCACCCTGCCCGACGGCTCCGCCGGGGTACGGCTCGAGGTCGCCGACGACGGCATCGGCATCCCGGCGGGCGGGCGGCGCAGCGGTCTGCGGAATCTGGCGCGCCGGGCCGAGTCGCTGGGCGGAGCGAGCTGGTGCGGGCCGGGCCTCGGGGAGGACGGCGGCGGGACGACGGTGGTGTGGGAGGCGCCGCTGTAGGCCTCGGGCCGTCACGGAGCAGCCTGAGGGCGCGGGCTTTCCGCAGGCGTGTCTTCCCGGGTGCGGCTCAGTCCCGCGGTGCCGTGGTTCCGGCCGCGCGCAGGGCGTCGGCCACCAGCCGTTCGACGACGACGGCCACCCCGTCCTCGTTGTTGCCGACCGTGCG
This sequence is a window from Streptomyces sp. NBC_00691. Protein-coding genes within it:
- a CDS encoding cyclophilin-like fold protein — its product is MSLRIRIVWPAGHTTATLEETPTSAALAGALPISSTARTWGEEVYFDTPVSASVEDGARQVVGPGTVAFWTEGDALALPYGPTPISRGEECRLASPCNVLGALDGDPRILATVRDGDPIRAERVSG
- a CDS encoding cytochrome ubiquinol oxidase subunit I produces the protein MDLALAPETLARWQFGITTVYHFLFVPLTISLAALTAGLQTAWVRTENEKYLRATKFWGKLFLINIAMGVVTGIVQEFQFGMNWSDYSRFVGDIFGAPLAFEALIAFFFESTFIGLWIFGWDKLPKRIHLACIWMVSIGTVLSAYFILAANSWMQHPVGYRINEERGRAELTDFWQVLTQNTALTQFFHTMTAAFLVGGAFMVGIAAFHLARKKHIPVMRTSLRLGLITLIIAGLGTAISGDLLGKVMFKQQPMKMAAAEALWDGEAPAPFSIFAYGDVDKGHNKVAIEIPGLLSFLANDDFSSYVPGINDINKAEQEKFGPGDYRPNIPVAYWGFRWMIGFGMASLTLGMLGLWLTRKKFMLAPGLRTGEDEVPNLVLFKRKALSPRLGKWYWIVALWTMAFPLIANSWGWIFTEMGRQPWVVYGVLRTRDAVSPGTTTGEVLTSMIVFTALYAVLAVIEVKLLVKYIKAGPPELTEDDLNPPTKIGGDSRDPDRPMAFSY
- the cydB gene encoding cytochrome d ubiquinol oxidase subunit II, with protein sequence MELHDVWFVLIAVLWIGYFFLEGFDFGVGILTKLLARDRPEKRVLINTIGPVWDGNEVWLLTAGGATFAAFPEWYATLFSGFYLPLLIILVCLIIRGVAFEYRAKRPEEDWQRNWEQAIFWTSLIPAFLWGVAFGNIVRGVKIDENMEFVGSFWDLLNPYALLGGLVTLTLFTFHGAVFVSLKTVGDIRTRARALALKLGLITAVLALGFLIWTQIDTGDSWSLAAMVIAVAALVGAIAAIKVGREGWSFALSGVTITAAVAMLFLALFPDVMPSSLDPEWSLTVTNASSSPYTLKIMTWCAAIATPLVLLYQSWTYWVFRKRIGTQHIAGTH
- the cydD gene encoding thiol reductant ABC exporter subunit CydD, which translates into the protein MKPIDPRLLRYARATRVFLAAVVTLGLVGAALVIAQAMLVAEIVVGSFQKGQSVSALTTPLLLLAGIAAARGLVSWLTELAAHRASAAVKSELRGRLLDRAAALGPGWLSGQKAGSLIALATRGVDALDDYFARYLPQLGLAVVVPVAVLARIVTEDWVSAAIIVVTLPLIPVFMILIGWYTQARMDRQWKLLSRLSGHFLDVVAGLPTLKIFGRAKAQAESIRAITSEYRRATMRTLRIAFLSSFALELLATLSVALVAVTIGMRLVHGELDLYTGLVILILAPEAYLPLRQVGAQFHAAAEGLAAAEEIFDVLEEPVRDGGGSAAPESVRLELEGVTVRHAGRTEPSLDAMSLTVEPGETVALIGPSGAGKSTLLDVVLGFAVPEEGGSVRIGGEPLAVLDLEAWRSRIAWVPQRPYLFAGTIAENVRLARPDASDEAVREALRDAGADGFVSELPHGLDTALGEDGAGLSAGQRQRLALARGFLADRPVLLLDEPTAALDGETEAGVVDAVRRLAAGRTVLLVAHRPALLAVADRVVTVGRSAGALTVAAGPSRPADGVDGVTDTGAESERGAAADPYPPVPAGEERLPTPRGSVLTRVRGMAGELKGRMGLSLLLGSLALGSAVGLMAVSGWLISRASEQPPVLYLMVAVTATRAFGIGRAVFRYAERLVSHDAVLRMLAELRVSVYRRLERIAPAGLRRTRRGDLLSRLVQDVDALQDYWLRWLLPAGAALVVGVASAGFTAWLLPEAGAVLAVGLLVAGVLVPAVSGALARRAERRLAPARGALATAVADLLRGCAELTVAGALRDRIERTRAADRALTGIASRQAAAAALGAGLSALVCGLTVAAAAVVGVGAVADGRLDGVALAVVVLTPLAAFEAVTGLPLAVQYRQRVKHSAERVFEVLDAPVPVHEPDRPATPPATPFPLELSGLSARHAGQDRDALADFRLTLEAGRRVAVVGASGSGKTTLAQVLLRFLDVEYGMYRLGGVPARELDGDAVRRLVGLCAQDAHLFDSSVRENLRLARTDAGDEELREALRRARLLDWVDGLPEGLDTLVGEHGSRLSGGQRQRLALARALLADFPVLVLDEPAEHLDLATADALTDDLLRATEGRTTVLITHRLHGLDAVDEVLVLDEGRTVQRGPYAELAETDGPLRRMLEQERETDLLAVGAGAGTTSGSDGEHLGPRP
- a CDS encoding GAF domain-containing sensor histidine kinase, with product MTAAASDAPDPLEAATQATRSLQGLSTELTARVPQLLEAMRSVGTGLELHSTLDRICETAAELADARYAAIGVVDEEGKGLSDFVTFGVDEDVARRIGHRPDGHAGLLGALIRDPQTIRLADLSADPRAAGFPPGHPPMRTFLGVPIRVQGEIFGNLYLAEKHGGGQFNDYDVHMVRVLATEAGIAIGNARLYEAARQRERWIDGSVAVTTALLSGGDADDALTVVAEQARRLADADAGIVLLPAEDGGLEIVAVSSPRPTKSLGVVIPPESAVVRRLLEGEAVFVADASADPRMISRLTSAYGPSMMLPLQSGGRVLGALATPRLRGKRQFTETERTLASQFASQAALALMMADAQRDRERLAVYEDRDRIARDLHDLVIQRLFATGMMLESAQRRSIVPAVRDGVGKAVDELDVTIQEIRTAIFALQQGPAEAPSGLRTRVLREINMAAVPLGFKPAHRFLGAIDSTVGELTGKNLIAALREALSNAFRHAEASRIEVVVDAGVTLPDGSAGVRLEVADDGIGIPAGGRRSGLRNLARRAESLGGASWCGPGLGEDGGGTTVVWEAPL